From the Odontesthes bonariensis isolate fOdoBon6 chromosome 9, fOdoBon6.hap1, whole genome shotgun sequence genome, the window TTGAGATGCTTTACATGTCAGGACCTAAAATAATCAGCCAGTGGTGACCAGGTCCTCAAATGAGGTCAATACAACCTGAGATGAACCACGACACACGACTTATTACATGAAGTCATTATTTATCTTACAAAATCAAGGcagaaaatgcagaagcagtgtgtggaaaaactaagtacaccctATAATTTAGTTGCTTGTCAAAGCAGCTACAGCCTAACATAATTGTTTTCTGTGTTATGTTATCAGTTCCACACAGTGCTGTGGGGGGATTTTGTCCCACTTTTCTTCCACAACGTTGAGGTTTGCTGGCACTCCtatattcatttacattttgcgaccaaattagtttgaaagcCAACGTGGcgatatcttttaattgcaTGTACACTGTATGTTTAGGAGCAGTCAAAGCCAGGGATCAAACAACCAACCATCCAACTGCCAGACCACTGTTCCAACTCTTGAGTCACATCCACCCCATCCCGACATTATTAGCAAAGTAGGCTGATTGCCACTGACTCCCAAAATTAACCTGACACAACATAACCATTCATCCGTTTTCTATTCCCACTTAGTGGGATTCAGGGTGGTGGGGAGGCTGGTGCTTATCCCAGAACATACAAACTCACTTATGCTAACCAGTGTTTGCAAATATGACAGGAGACTGAGGTCTCCGTGTTGGATGATTACTTTTTTacagatttatttatatttgaaCTAAGCAGAAATATGTTAGATATAACTGTTTCCTGAGTAATACTTAATATTACGTTGTAACTCTTGTTACATGTAAAAACGGTCTGTAACTTCTGCCAGAGGGAACTCTTAAGTCATGAGACAAGTCGTCTACATGGAGTTTGCATAGTACTGGTACAACTTCACAGAAATATGGAGAGAAACCCAACGGTTCCTCCCTCGGAAACGCCTGAAGAAGTTGCAGATGAAAACTTACCTTTACGCCGCTGAAACTTCCAACATGAACAGACGGTCAGCCACTATTTGTCTCCACTGGTTATGTTGATGGGACATCACTAGCATGTACGGACATATTTTTGTgcattgtgtttatgtgtgacCTCAGCCGAGCTCGTGACCAGGCGGGTCaggcagcggcagcagcagcagctcctgcTGATGAACCTACATCTGCTCGCCAACCCTGGAGACTCTCTGCTGTTGCAGCAGACTCTGGATCGCCTGCTGCGCTGGCTCTGTCCAAGCCTCCGCATCTTCCATGTGTCAGAGAGAGCCGCCCCTTTCAGAAGTTACACCCACCTCAGTCCTGTGGCAGGTGAGGCCCAACAGTGTGAGGACTTGCGTGACAACATACTGTAAATGTTTTGTAGGAACAATCTCATGTGACAGATTTGTTTTGAGTAAAAAATGAATTTACATATGAAAGCAtgtttatgaaaaataaattaaatgagcTTGGCCTTCATGCCAACAATTCCTCAAATCGGTGTTCTATATACCATAATGAGAGCCTTCCAGACTTGTGTCCGCTTTTGTTAAGAGTTTAGAGCAAACCTTTTCCAAAACTTTTCAGGCTATCCTTCATTGGCCATCACTTTCTTCCTCCACGAGGCTTACGGAGAGGAACGCATCCTCAAAGTGCTGGAATTCTTCCAGCGGCCACCCTGGCAGTACCATCACACTGAGAGTTGTGGCAGCCGGACGGGAGGGATCCACATTACGTCAAGCAGCTTAGCTTCCAACACTCTTCTGCAGCCCTACCTCCTGCCCAGCAGAGACTTCTACTGTCTAGGTGCAGGGATGCCAGTGTGGGGGGTACGACCTGTGCACTGTGGAGGAGAAATACTGCGTGTGACACTCTACAGTGGCTATGACAACTATGAAGACGCCGTGCGGCTCTATGAGACGGTGCTGCAACGGCAGGCAGAAGAGCAGAAGACCGGCTTCTGCTGGTTCACCCTCCACACAGGTGAGACTttaagaggtttgctgtcaccAACTGTTGTATTTGCATTTgttgcactgtaaaatgtaATTCATCATTTAAATTGGCTGAGGGTTACGAGTGTTATTTCAGAAGATAAACAACAATGTTGAATCTAATGCAATTTCTGAACAAAACAATTGAATTATTTAAatagcttccatcaacacaccCCTTCTGCCTTGTGTTGTCTGCACATAGAACCAGGACTGTGCCTTCAGCTGGCCTTAAAGCAGTTGTCACCGGGGGTTCGAGTGGAGCCGTGCAGCTCTGCCGTCCTGCAGTTTAGTGTTGAAGAAATAGGCCAACTGGTCCCACTCCTACCCAACCCCTGCACCCCCATCAGCACCACACGCTGGCAGACAGAAGACCTGGACGGCAACAAGCTTCTCTTTCAGGTAAGCACAGCTTGATGTATGTAATGttgaggtgtttgtgctcatATATTTGTTGTTCACCGAACCTGCTGCTGGggattatgaccaaacatctccactttggtctcatctgtccaaagaacattgttccagaagtctttacCAACCTAAGCTATGGTGCCATGTTCATTTTGGAGCATAAATGCTTTCTCTCGGCAGCACTTCCAAATAAACCActcttgttcagtctttttttctaattgtactaaGACGAACttcaacatttaacatgctaactgaggtctGTAGAGTCTTGATGTAGCTCTTTtggttttttgcagtttctcaaaGCTTCAAAACTTAGATGTGAACTAGTTGGGAATACTTTCAACTATCttcaatgttttccacttgcaGAAAATCTTTTTccctgtagaatgatggactgcAAATcgttttaaagggacattataaTCCCTCAGACATTGATAGGCAGCATCAATTGCATCACACAAACCTGATAAGACGTAACAAAGCAGAatgaaaactttttaaaataacaAATGACCCCAACAATAGAAAGGTGAACTATTTTTAATTTTAGCTTTGCTATTATGGTTATCTTAAAAAGTTAATCTCACACATGCTTGTTAATTCTGTCAAAGTTACTTAACCAAATCTGTTGTCCTGGTGGAAATCATAATCCTGCTCCTCCTGTCCTTCTGTGCTGCAGGTGACAACCCCAACTCAACCTCAACGAACTCTGACATGCGCTTTTCCCCCAACTTGCCCGAGTGTGTCCCCGCGAGGGTGGCAGCTCAGGAGTTCAGGACAGGGCCAAAGCCTCTCAACCCCTCTGTCCTGGCAAACTCACGGGCAGGGTAAGCACAGAAGAAAAACTACAGGGAGTTCAAGCTGCCACAGATTTATTACCTGGTTTGATGGACGGGAGGACAAGTAATAAAATTGTTGTCCCCTCATCTATCCCGCAGGTTCCTGGATTTAAAATGATTTGACAATAGTCTTTCTTCCTCACCTCTTTTAAAATGCTGGTGATTTGAGTGCTaagtgtttggtttgttttgttccAGGATTGTAATTTTATCGAAAAAAATGAAGGAGGCACCTAATGTTGAAAACTGTTATACAAGCAAGTTCACCTCTTCTTTATACAAAGGGTTGATGAACATT encodes:
- the fam124b gene encoding protein FAM124B; the protein is MWQRAAVIKRIDNENADSGAETAESDCSRMSSSATELVTRRVRQRQQQQLLLMNLHLLANPGDSLLLQQTLDRLLRWLCPSLRIFHVSERAAPFRSYTHLSPVAGYPSLAITFFLHEAYGEERILKVLEFFQRPPWQYHHTESCGSRTGGIHITSSSLASNTLLQPYLLPSRDFYCLGAGMPVWGVRPVHCGGEILRVTLYSGYDNYEDAVRLYETVLQRQAEEQKTGFCWFTLHTEPGLCLQLALKQLSPGVRVEPCSSAVLQFSVEEIGQLVPLLPNPCTPISTTRWQTEDLDGNKLLFQVTTPTQPQRTLTCAFPPTCPSVSPRGWQLRSSGQGQSLSTPLSWQTHGQGHRPRSEPFLDKLHGGVVGAESLGSGSCCSTPPGSSCYSSQRSSPAQLSTSNHLDSPLRPSITRSLSHLLLEQDEEESETNVDTGVAICPCAETAVGSFTRSSSIDLLMTLQSERPAAVGASSVEELAKELIECLPRAHMPPHRPSGTWASGGCADAAFESRTTTVRQSPSSRLLAEKRTAAEPLSARTNNDEPVDEFFI